From the Candidatus Marinarcus aquaticus genome, the window TATTGAATTCTAATGTAACAAAACTTTAAGTATGCTTAATATTAAGAATGATTATCAGTTGCAATTGTTGTCATTAAAAAGTTATTTTTGTAATTTTTTGTGATATAATCACTGGATTGTTATTTACAAAAAGAATGCTTTGCTTAAGAGGGAGACCGTATGAAATCGTTATCGATAAAATCAAAACTGCTGTTAATCGTGGTGTGTACCATTATTTTAGTGGCAACGCTTATTGCTGTTAAAGCCATTCACTCATTGAATACTTTGACACAAGAGAATATCCAAGAATATGAAAAAAATGCATATGCTGCACAAGAAAAAGAGCTGAAGTCATATGTGCAGTTTGCTGTAAATGTGGTTGAAGAGTATCACAAAAAATCAGACATCAATAAAATCAAACAGGATATAAAAAATGATCTGGAAGGGCAAATGAACTTTCTGTTTTTTATGTTGGAAGATTTATATAAAAAATTTAAAGGCAAAGTCTCTGAAGCAGAGTTAAAAAAAGTTTTATTGGATGCGATTGGTTCCGCACGTTATGGTACAAACAATGGTTACTTTTTTGTGTATAACAAAGATGCTATTGTTTTAAAACATCCGATTAATCCAACCAAAGAAGGAAAACGATATCCCAAACCTCACATTCTAAATTTTATAGATTTGGCATTAAAAAATAAACAAGGATTGGTCTCTTATGAACAAGTTGTTCCCAATAAACCACCTCGTGAAAAAGTCTCTTATGTAAAACTGTTTGAACCTTTTAACTGGGTGATTGGAACAGGAGCATATTTAGATAATATTACCAATGAGTTAAAGCGACAAGCCTTGCATGAGCTTGAACTGATGCGTTATGGTAAAAATGGTTATTTTTATGTTTATGATTATGATGGTGTAAATTTAGTGCTTCCTATTAAACCTGAATTAGTGGGTAAAAATTTGATGCATCTTAAGAGTAAAAAAGGTGTCTATTTTATTAAAGAACTCATTGATGTGGCTAAAAAAGGTAGTGGATCTGTTAAATATGATTTTTTCAAACCCAATGATGATAAACCCTATGAAAAAATTGGTTATGTAATGGGATTTGATGATTGGCAATGGATGATTGGAACAGGTGCATATACAGATGAAATTGCAGAGCACATTGAAAAAATGCAAGAACAATCCGATGAAAAGATTTCCTCTATTGTTTGGGGTATTGTGTTGATTGCTCTTGTTATTTCTTTGCTTGTGATGGCTGTTGTCATCTTTTTTATTACGCAACAAGTGAATAAACCATTGAGTTCATTTGAAAAAGGGTTATTGGACTTTTTCAGTTATTTAAACAAAGAGAAAACCACCGTGGATAAATTAGAAATTCACAATGACGATGAAATTGGTTCCATGTCTAAAATTGTCAATGAAAATATTGAACAGACTAAAAAACTTATTGAACAAGATGAAAAAGTCATCAATGATGTAAAAAGTGTTGTTCAACAGGTCAACCAAGGAAATTTAACTCAAAGGGTAACTCATACAACGGGCAATAGAGGGTTAGAAGAACTTAAAAATATTTTTAATAACATGCTTGATCTGATTTCAAATAAGATCAATAATAATCTCAATGTGATTGATGAAGCCTTGAATGAGTTTAAAAAACTCAACTTTACACATCGCCTTCAAAAAGCAGATGGGCGTGTGGCACAAGCCTTGAACTCTTTGGCAGATACTATCAATGAAATGTTGATGAATAATATGAACAATGGAATGAGTTTAGAACACAACGCACAAAAACTTTTACAAACAGTGACGACATTAAATACAGCTTCAAATGAATCTGCAGCAAGTTTAGAGCAAACAGCCGCCGCATTAGAAGAAATCACGTCCAATATTGCAAGCAGCAGTCAAAACATCTTGCAAATGGTTGATGTGGCCAATAAAGTCTCGGCTTCTGCGCAAGAGGGTGAAGATATGGCAAATAAAACAACGAGTTCGATGGACAGTATCAATGATGAAGTCATTGCCATTAATGAAGCCATTACGGTCATTGATCAAATTGCATTTCAAACGAATATTTTATCACTCAATGCTGCAGTAGAAGCAGCCACAGCTGGAGAAGCAGGAAAAGGGTTTGCTGTGGTTGCACAAGAGGTTCGAAATCTAGCAGCAAGAAGTGCGGAAGCAGCCAAAGAGATTAAAAGTATTGTAGAGGCTGCGACCATTAAAGCCAATGAAGGAAAAGTGATCTCTACACAGATGATTGAAGGGTACACTGCTTTAAAAAGTAATATTCAAGAGAATTTAGGATTAATTAAAAGCGTGGAGTCTTCAAGTCAAGAGCAACGAACAGGAATAGAGCAAATCAATGATGCGATTGCAGCGTTGGATCGACAAACCCAACAAAATGCAAGTGTGGCAAATTTGAGTCATGAGATTGCAGAAGAGACTCAACATATCGCAAGACAGATTTTGCAAGAAGTTGAGAAAAAAGAGTTTATAGGTAAGAAAAAGATGAATGCGAATGAGGAGAGTGATGAGGTTTGATTTAGTCAATAACTTAATGTAAAAACAATATTGTACTGGTTATAATGGTTCTTTTATAAATATTTAGAATTATAAAGTTCAAAGAGTTTGAAACTTTTAAAATTGAAGGTAACTATTACAATGATATTAATGATTGATAACTATGACAGTTTTACGTATAACATCGTTCAATACTGTTTAGAGTTGGGTGCGGACTTAAAGGTTATTCGTAACGATGAGATGAGTGTCCAAGAGATTGAAGCATTGAATCCTGAAAAAATCATTCTCTCTCCTGGACCTGCAACACCGAATGAAGCAGGTGTTTGTCTGGAAGTCATTGAACATTTTGCTAACACCAAACCAATTTTTGGTATTTGTTTGGGGCATCAAAGTATTGCACAAGTATTTGGTGGTGAAGTGGTACGTGCAAGTAATATGATGCATGGAAAAATTTCAAAAATCAAAATAATCAAAGAGAGTCCTATTTTTAAGGGTTTACCAAAAGAGTTTACTCAAACACGATACCACTCTTTGATTGTGAAAAAAGATACATTACCCAGTCAAATTATTCCTACTGCTATGAGTTGTGATGACAATGAAATCATGGCTTTAGAGATTAAAGATAAACAAGTTTATGGAGTACAATTTCATCCCGAATCGATTATGAGTGAATATGGGTATGAAATGATTGATAATTTTTTAAAACTATGAGACACTTAACTCAAAACTGGCATGTAAATATATTGGGGTTTGTGCTCTTTTTGTTTACGGCCGTTTTACTTTTAATTGCAGACAATTTAAGTATCAGTTACAAAGAAGCACTCACTTTTTATGATGAGAAGAACTTACTGCACTATTTGAGTAATCTCTCTGTCTATTTTTTAGGTCAAAGTAACATAGCTCTTCGATTTCCTTTTATCCTTTTTTATGTTTTAAGTGTTATTTTGATGTATAAAATGACAGCAGATTATTTTAAATATGAATCTGACCGATTGATTTCCGTGCTCATATTTATGTTTTTACCGGGAATTATTGGAGCTTCACTGCTTGTCAATAACTCCATCATCGTTATTTTTTGTACCATTTTATATCTTTATTATTACAGAACGTATAATCGACACAACTATGTATTGCTTTTTATTTTTGTTTTTTTAGACAACTCGTTTGCCATTTTGTTTTTAGCACTCTTCTTTTATGCCATGAAAAATCGACAAAATCAGCTTTTTATTATTTCGCTTATTTTGTTTGGTTTATCGATGTATATTTTTGGCTTTGATACCTTTGGAAAACCCAAAAGCCACATACTAGATACCTTTGCGATTTATGCATCAATTTTTTCACCACTGCTTTTTTTGTACTTTTTTTACAGCATGTATCGTATTGGTGTAAAAGGAAAACGTTCAATTTATTGGTACGTATCCATGACGGCTTTTCTGTTCTCTTTTCTGCTCTCTTTTCGACAAAAGATATACATAGAAGATTTTGCACCGTTTGTGGTTGTAACAGTACCTTTGATGATGAAACTCTTTTTTCACTCTTTAAGAGTGCGACTGCCAAGGTTCAGAGATAAGCATTATAAAGTTGCAGCATTAACACTCTTTTTATTATTTGTAAATGTAGGTGTTATTTTGTTCAATAAACCCATTTATTTGATGCTCAAACAAAGTGATGACCATTTTGCATATAATTATCACTTTGCCGATGAAATTGCACAGCTTTTACAAAAAAGCAATATTTATACGGTGACTTCAAATGACTATAAACTTTTAAAACGCCTAGAGTTTTATGGCATACATACAGATAAAAAAAGCACCAATTTTATATCCATCAAACCTTTAAATGTATACGATAAAAAATTTCAAATCGATTATTTTAATACCAACATATTAAATATTTATTATGTCAACTTAAAGAAGTAAGTCATGCTGGGGCAATCTAAAAAAGCGTTTGGTTTTTTAGAGTTGATTTTGGTTTTAGCACTTCTTGGTTTAGTTGCATGGATGATATTGCCTCATTTAAACCCTTTAAATTCAAAATTAGACACAGCAGCAAAACGTTTGATACTCTATTTGCAACAGACACGTTATCAAGCAATGCTAAATAATCCTTACAGTTCTGATGATGCATTATGGCATAAAAAAAGGTGGACATTAAAATTCTTAAACTGTACCAATGAGAGTGATGGTCTTTATTATGCAATCTACAGTGATACTAATAAGACAGGACAAATTGCAAAAGATGAAACACTTAAAGATCCACTTACACAAAAGTATATCTATAACAATAATCAATGTGAAAAGAGAAAAGATAGAAGTGCTTTTACACTTTTAACAAAAGAGTTTGGTATCACAGAGGTTAAAATCAGTTGTAATGATACCTCTACCATTGGGCAACTCTCTTTTGGTTATGATGGTAAACTCTACTCTCGTCTGTCAATTCTTGAGTATGATTCTGATGCCTATTTGGTTGATAAACCTTGTAATATCAGACTCTCTAATGGTAAGCAAAGCCGCACAAT encodes:
- a CDS encoding methyl-accepting chemotaxis protein, whose product is MKSLSIKSKLLLIVVCTIILVATLIAVKAIHSLNTLTQENIQEYEKNAYAAQEKELKSYVQFAVNVVEEYHKKSDINKIKQDIKNDLEGQMNFLFFMLEDLYKKFKGKVSEAELKKVLLDAIGSARYGTNNGYFFVYNKDAIVLKHPINPTKEGKRYPKPHILNFIDLALKNKQGLVSYEQVVPNKPPREKVSYVKLFEPFNWVIGTGAYLDNITNELKRQALHELELMRYGKNGYFYVYDYDGVNLVLPIKPELVGKNLMHLKSKKGVYFIKELIDVAKKGSGSVKYDFFKPNDDKPYEKIGYVMGFDDWQWMIGTGAYTDEIAEHIEKMQEQSDEKISSIVWGIVLIALVISLLVMAVVIFFITQQVNKPLSSFEKGLLDFFSYLNKEKTTVDKLEIHNDDEIGSMSKIVNENIEQTKKLIEQDEKVINDVKSVVQQVNQGNLTQRVTHTTGNRGLEELKNIFNNMLDLISNKINNNLNVIDEALNEFKKLNFTHRLQKADGRVAQALNSLADTINEMLMNNMNNGMSLEHNAQKLLQTVTTLNTASNESAASLEQTAAALEEITSNIASSSQNILQMVDVANKVSASAQEGEDMANKTTSSMDSINDEVIAINEAITVIDQIAFQTNILSLNAAVEAATAGEAGKGFAVVAQEVRNLAARSAEAAKEIKSIVEAATIKANEGKVISTQMIEGYTALKSNIQENLGLIKSVESSSQEQRTGIEQINDAIAALDRQTQQNASVANLSHEIAEETQHIARQILQEVEKKEFIGKKKMNANEESDEV
- a CDS encoding anthranilate synthase component II; this translates as MILMIDNYDSFTYNIVQYCLELGADLKVIRNDEMSVQEIEALNPEKIILSPGPATPNEAGVCLEVIEHFANTKPIFGICLGHQSIAQVFGGEVVRASNMMHGKISKIKIIKESPIFKGLPKEFTQTRYHSLIVKKDTLPSQIIPTAMSCDDNEIMALEIKDKQVYGVQFHPESIMSEYGYEMIDNFLKL
- a CDS encoding glycosyltransferase family 39 protein, with the protein product MRHLTQNWHVNILGFVLFLFTAVLLLIADNLSISYKEALTFYDEKNLLHYLSNLSVYFLGQSNIALRFPFILFYVLSVILMYKMTADYFKYESDRLISVLIFMFLPGIIGASLLVNNSIIVIFCTILYLYYYRTYNRHNYVLLFIFVFLDNSFAILFLALFFYAMKNRQNQLFIISLILFGLSMYIFGFDTFGKPKSHILDTFAIYASIFSPLLFLYFFYSMYRIGVKGKRSIYWYVSMTAFLFSFLLSFRQKIYIEDFAPFVVVTVPLMMKLFFHSLRVRLPRFRDKHYKVAALTLFLLFVNVGVILFNKPIYLMLKQSDDHFAYNYHFADEIAQLLQKSNIYTVTSNDYKLLKRLEFYGIHTDKKSTNFISIKPLNVYDKKFQIDYFNTNILNIYYVNLKK
- a CDS encoding type II secretion system protein, with amino-acid sequence MLGQSKKAFGFLELILVLALLGLVAWMILPHLNPLNSKLDTAAKRLILYLQQTRYQAMLNNPYSSDDALWHKKRWTLKFLNCTNESDGLYYAIYSDTNKTGQIAKDETLKDPLTQKYIYNNNQCEKRKDRSAFTLLTKEFGITEVKISCNDTSTIGQLSFGYDGKLYSRLSILEYDSDAYLVDKPCNIRLSNGKQSRTIVVEPITGYIHFQ